The following coding sequences lie in one Psychrilyobacter atlanticus DSM 19335 genomic window:
- a CDS encoding sulfite exporter TauE/SafE family protein → MVEALLGILFCMGLWYLAVFFKDYREVKRKNKVEKENKVALSGIGFIICFFDTLGIGGFAPMTAIFKQFKLVNDRIIPGTLNTAMTIPIVIEALIFIKDVKVDLVTLISMLVAATLGALLGAGYVSKLNEKKVQLYMGIALIVVVIIMLAGKLGILSSGGDAVGLSGVKLIIAIAGNFILGALMTLGIGLYAPCMALVYALGLSPLVAFPIMMGSCAYLMPAASAKFIREGAYHRSVTLWSTIFGSVGVVVAAYLVKSLPINILTWVVMGVILYTSVNLLKDSFSPENQEPVNV, encoded by the coding sequence ATGGTTGAGGCGTTATTAGGAATTTTATTTTGTATGGGATTATGGTATCTTGCAGTTTTTTTTAAAGATTATAGAGAGGTTAAAAGAAAGAATAAGGTAGAGAAGGAAAACAAGGTAGCTTTAAGTGGTATTGGGTTTATAATTTGTTTTTTTGACACCCTTGGAATAGGCGGATTTGCACCTATGACCGCTATATTTAAACAGTTTAAGTTAGTAAATGACAGGATTATTCCAGGAACTTTAAACACTGCGATGACTATTCCTATTGTTATTGAAGCTCTTATTTTTATCAAAGATGTAAAGGTGGATCTGGTTACTTTAATATCTATGCTTGTAGCTGCAACTTTAGGAGCTCTTTTAGGTGCAGGGTATGTGTCCAAATTGAACGAGAAAAAGGTTCAACTTTATATGGGGATAGCTTTAATAGTTGTGGTAATAATAATGTTAGCTGGTAAATTAGGAATACTTTCATCTGGTGGAGATGCAGTCGGTCTTTCTGGGGTTAAATTAATTATAGCAATTGCAGGTAACTTTATATTAGGAGCACTTATGACTCTCGGAATAGGACTTTATGCCCCTTGTATGGCATTGGTATATGCTCTTGGACTAAGTCCATTAGTTGCTTTCCCTATTATGATGGGATCATGTGCATACTTAATGCCGGCAGCCAGTGCTAAATTTATCCGTGAAGGAGCCTATCATAGAAGTGTTACTCTATGGAGTACAATATTTGGGTCGGTTGGAGTTGTTGTGGCAGCATATTTAGTTAAATCATTACCTATAAATATTTTAACTTGGGTTGTTATGGGAGTTATCCTTTACACGTCGGTTAATTTATTAAAGGATTCTTTTTCACCTGAAAATCAAGAGCCTGTTAATGTTTAA
- a CDS encoding TIGR03936 family radical SAM-associated protein — protein sequence MKKRIVFDRIGDMKYISHLDTIRFLERLFKKTGITIKHSEGFTPRPKLSFGNPVSLGDEAYNELMDAEIISELSNEEIVELLNSNSPEGFKFHEIYDVPKKSGIANDFDILIYEVEGCTADIDGLENLLNREEIIEIREKRGKTQERNLKEKIADFKRIGNKIFLELYNISPKGLFTLAEIDSKDLKVTRMGYKKSN from the coding sequence ATGAAGAAAAGAATAGTCTTTGATAGGATCGGAGATATGAAATACATCTCTCATTTAGATACTATAAGATTTTTAGAGAGACTCTTTAAGAAAACAGGTATCACTATAAAACATTCAGAAGGTTTTACTCCAAGACCAAAGTTGTCCTTTGGAAATCCAGTGTCATTAGGAGATGAAGCATACAACGAACTAATGGATGCTGAAATAATCTCCGAATTGTCCAATGAGGAGATAGTAGAACTTCTAAATTCCAACTCACCTGAAGGGTTTAAATTTCATGAGATTTATGATGTCCCAAAGAAATCGGGGATAGCCAATGATTTTGATATTTTAATCTATGAAGTAGAGGGATGCACAGCGGATATAGATGGTTTAGAGAATCTATTGAATAGGGAAGAAATCATAGAAATAAGAGAAAAAAGAGGAAAAACCCAAGAAAGAAACTTAAAAGAAAAAATAGCAGATTTTAAAAGAATTGGTAATAAGATTTTTTTAGAACTATATAATATTTCTCCCAAAGGTTTATTTACATTGGCTGAGATAGATAGTAAAGATCTAAAAGTTACAAGAATGGGATATAAAAAAAGTAATTAA
- the serS gene encoding serine--tRNA ligase, with protein sequence MLDLKYIRNNIEFLKGILENRNAKIDLDRFEQLDEERRELLSEVEVLKFKRNNASQEVGKLKRAGEDASHIIEEMGSVSSSIKAIDKKLSVIEGEIKYFQMTIPNVYHESTPVGNDDTDNILVRTWGEPSKFDFDVKPHWELGEELDILDFERGVKLGGSRFTLYRGAGARLERALINFMLDLHTTEHGYTEHLTPILVKPEICEGTGQLPKFGDDMYKTEDDMYLISTSEITLTNIHRGETLTEADLPKYYTAFSPCFRREAGSYGRDIRGLIRQHQFNKVEMVKLAHPNNSNEELEKMVVNAETVLQKLGLPYRVVQLCTGDIGFSATKTYDLEVWLPSEDTYREISSCSNCGNFQARRMGLRFKPSEGGKSEFVHTLNGSGLAVGRTLLAIMENYQQADGSFLIPEALKPYMGGLDVVKK encoded by the coding sequence ATGTTAGATTTAAAGTATATCAGAAATAACATTGAATTTTTAAAAGGAATTTTAGAAAATAGAAACGCCAAGATAGATTTAGATAGATTTGAGCAGTTAGATGAGGAAAGAAGAGAGTTATTATCAGAGGTAGAAGTTTTAAAGTTTAAAAGAAATAATGCTTCACAAGAAGTTGGAAAATTAAAGAGAGCTGGAGAAGACGCATCTCACATAATCGAAGAGATGGGATCTGTAAGCTCTAGTATCAAAGCAATAGATAAAAAATTATCTGTAATCGAAGGGGAGATCAAATATTTCCAAATGACTATTCCAAATGTATATCATGAGTCTACACCAGTTGGAAATGACGACACTGATAATATCTTAGTTAGAACTTGGGGAGAACCTTCAAAATTTGATTTCGATGTTAAACCTCATTGGGAATTAGGAGAGGAATTAGATATATTAGATTTCGAAAGAGGAGTAAAATTAGGAGGATCTAGATTCACTCTATATAGAGGAGCAGGAGCTAGATTAGAAAGAGCACTAATAAACTTCATGTTAGATTTACATACTACAGAGCATGGATATACAGAGCATCTTACACCAATTTTAGTAAAACCTGAAATATGTGAAGGAACTGGTCAATTACCAAAATTTGGTGACGATATGTATAAGACTGAAGATGATATGTACCTAATCTCAACTTCAGAGATAACTTTAACAAATATCCATAGAGGAGAAACTTTAACAGAAGCAGATCTACCTAAATACTATACTGCATTCTCACCTTGTTTTAGAAGGGAAGCAGGATCATATGGTAGAGATATTAGAGGATTAATTAGACAGCATCAATTTAATAAAGTTGAGATGGTAAAATTAGCTCATCCTAATAACTCAAATGAAGAATTAGAAAAAATGGTAGTAAATGCAGAGACTGTATTACAAAAATTAGGATTACCATATAGAGTAGTTCAACTTTGTACAGGAGATATCGGGTTCTCAGCAACTAAAACATATGATTTAGAGGTATGGTTACCATCTGAAGATACATATAGAGAGATCTCATCTTGTTCTAACTGTGGAAATTTCCAAGCTAGAAGAATGGGACTTAGATTTAAACCATCTGAAGGTGGAAAGAGTGAATTTGTTCATACATTGAATGGATCTGGATTAGCAGTAGGAAGAACTTTACTAGCTATTATGGAAAATTATCAGCAAGCAGATGGAAGTTTCTTAATTCCAGAAGCTCTTAAGCCATACATGGGCGGGTTAGATGTTGTTAAAAAGTAG
- a CDS encoding class II fructose-bisphosphate aldolase, with protein sequence MRYNYKDLGLVNTKEMFVKANKEGYAVPAFNFNNMEQMLAIVEAAALKGSPVILQCSGGARTYMGKPVVPMLAKAAVDVAREMGSDIPIALHLDHGSSFEQAKDCIEWGFSSVMIDASHHSFEENIAESKKVAEYAHANGVTVEAELGVLAGIEDEVEAEEHIFTQPHEVEEFVKASGVDSLAISIGTSHGAHKFKPGDDPKLRLDILAEIEERIPGFPIVLHGSSSVPAKFCDMIKEFGGEIKDAIGIPNDQLRGATKSAVAKINVDTDGRLAFTAGIREVFTNKPGEFDPRKYLTPAKNYMRDFYMEKIENVFGSEGAYKKGNK encoded by the coding sequence ATGAGATATAATTACAAAGATTTAGGATTAGTGAACACTAAAGAGATGTTCGTTAAAGCAAATAAAGAAGGATATGCAGTACCTGCATTTAACTTTAACAACATGGAGCAAATGTTAGCAATCGTAGAAGCTGCTGCATTAAAAGGGTCACCAGTTATATTACAATGTTCAGGTGGAGCAAGAACTTATATGGGTAAACCAGTAGTACCTATGTTAGCTAAAGCTGCTGTTGACGTTGCAAGAGAAATGGGATCAGACATCCCTATCGCTTTACATTTAGATCATGGTTCATCTTTTGAGCAAGCAAAAGATTGTATCGAATGGGGATTCTCATCAGTAATGATCGATGCATCTCATCATTCATTCGAAGAAAATATTGCTGAATCTAAAAAAGTTGCAGAATACGCACATGCAAATGGTGTAACTGTTGAGGCTGAATTAGGTGTTTTAGCTGGAATCGAAGATGAAGTAGAAGCTGAAGAGCACATTTTCACACAACCACATGAAGTAGAAGAATTCGTAAAGGCATCTGGTGTAGATTCACTAGCTATCTCAATCGGAACTTCACATGGTGCACACAAATTCAAACCAGGAGATGATCCTAAATTAAGATTAGACATCTTAGCTGAAATCGAAGAAAGAATCCCTGGATTCCCTATCGTATTACATGGTTCATCATCAGTACCTGCAAAATTCTGTGACATGATCAAAGAATTTGGTGGAGAAATCAAAGATGCAATTGGTATCCCTAATGATCAATTAAGAGGAGCTACTAAATCTGCAGTTGCTAAAATCAACGTTGATACAGACGGAAGATTAGCATTCACAGCTGGAATCAGAGAAGTATTCACTAATAAACCAGGTGAATTTGATCCTAGAAAATATTTAACACCAGCAAAGAACTACATGAGAGATTTCTATATGGAAAAAATCGAAAATGTATTTGGTTCTGAAGGTGCTTATAAAAAAGGAAATAAATAA
- a CDS encoding sulfite exporter TauE/SafE family protein, with protein sequence MMILYFGIGLLATIFGSLVGLGGGVVIKPVLDAIGTYDLTTIGILSSFTVFSMAVVSTGKQIKKGFKVEKNMLIIAAGSILGGGIGNLLFSLFLKALNNEGFATAIQGFILAFLLILVLFKENFPKYHLKNYLGLFLVGMILGTIASFLGVGGGPINVMVLVLLMNMDIKKSATTSILIILLSQFTKLLLIFIESRFRGLDLSMLYVMIPGGILGGFIGAHFNHKLTHETIHRIFNIAIVVLVILNIYNVISSLV encoded by the coding sequence ATGATGATATTATACTTTGGGATAGGACTACTGGCAACAATTTTTGGGTCATTGGTTGGATTAGGCGGAGGAGTGGTTATAAAACCGGTTTTAGATGCTATAGGAACCTATGACCTTACTACTATTGGGATACTCTCTTCTTTTACGGTCTTCTCCATGGCTGTTGTATCTACGGGAAAACAAATAAAGAAAGGATTTAAAGTTGAAAAAAATATGCTGATAATTGCAGCAGGATCAATATTAGGGGGGGGGATTGGTAATTTATTATTCAGTCTTTTTCTAAAAGCCTTAAATAATGAAGGTTTTGCTACAGCTATTCAAGGGTTTATACTGGCATTTTTGCTGATCTTGGTTTTATTTAAAGAAAATTTTCCAAAATATCATTTGAAAAATTATCTAGGGCTATTTTTAGTAGGGATGATCCTTGGAACTATAGCATCTTTTTTAGGTGTAGGAGGGGGACCTATAAATGTGATGGTCTTGGTTTTACTTATGAATATGGATATAAAAAAAAGTGCTACAACGTCAATATTGATAATTTTGTTGTCTCAGTTTACAAAGTTACTCTTGATATTTATAGAAAGCAGATTTAGAGGACTTGACCTTTCTATGCTCTATGTGATGATTCCAGGAGGTATTTTAGGAGGTTTTATAGGTGCTCATTTTAACCATAAATTGACCCATGAAACGATCCATAGGATATTCAATATTGCCATAGTAGTATTGGTAATTTTAAATATTTATAATGTGATAAGCAGTTTAGTATAG
- a CDS encoding glutamine synthetase III → MEKIINETKSVPEIYGDYCFDKTTLRQRVPKSVFKEFLEVQNGRKELTLSIAEVIANAMKDWAIEKGATHFTHWFQPLNGLTAEKHDSFISPIGDGQIIMEFSGKELIKGESDASSFPNGGLRSTFEARGYTAWDTTSPAFLKDDNTGITLYIPTAFVAYTGEALDKKVPLLRSMNAVEKQALRILKILGNNTSQHITTCLGAEQEYFLVEKNLFNKRLDLAHTGRTLFGAKPAKSQELRSHYYGTIEERVAAYMRELDFELWRLGIPSKTKHNEVAPNQFELAPVYSTSNVATDQNQLVMDTINKVAIRHDLVALLHEKPFADVNGSGKHNNWSLATDDGINLFDPGKNPKENAQFLIFVAAVIKAVDKYAPLLRLSTASASNDNRLGGHEAPPAIISIFLGDELETIFKKTDEKLETKSKMEIGVDSLPKLSMDITDRNRTSPFAFTGNKFEFRMPGSSQSTSTPNIMINTIMADVLKEFADELEGVEDKTKGIQKLISKTYKEHKRIIFSGNGYGEEWVEEAKERGLPNLKSTTDVIGTYITSETIELFGRHGVLSEGELISRYNIYAENYYNQIVTESAVMIKMAVQDIYPASNRYALELAEIIKKSSKILGEGFAVTQKELLTSILKNNAGLYNTAKKLEEKLEELNNLEDITLSVNFTKDQLLPLMKELRTHGDNLEGIVEHKMWPFPTYEELLFKL, encoded by the coding sequence ATGGAAAAAATTATTAATGAAACTAAAAGTGTACCTGAAATTTATGGAGATTATTGCTTCGACAAAACTACCTTGAGACAACGTGTCCCAAAGAGTGTGTTCAAAGAATTTTTAGAGGTACAAAATGGTAGAAAGGAATTAACTCTTTCCATTGCTGAAGTAATTGCCAATGCCATGAAGGACTGGGCAATAGAAAAAGGAGCAACTCATTTTACTCACTGGTTCCAACCATTAAATGGACTTACTGCAGAAAAACATGATTCTTTCATCTCTCCTATTGGAGACGGACAAATCATAATGGAATTCTCTGGAAAAGAGTTAATTAAAGGAGAATCAGATGCATCTTCATTTCCAAATGGTGGGCTAAGATCTACTTTCGAAGCTCGTGGATATACTGCTTGGGATACTACATCACCAGCTTTTTTAAAGGATGACAATACAGGGATTACACTATATATCCCTACTGCTTTTGTTGCTTATACTGGAGAGGCTTTGGATAAAAAAGTACCTCTGCTTAGATCTATGAATGCCGTTGAAAAACAAGCTCTTAGAATCTTAAAGATCTTAGGAAATAACACTTCTCAACATATCACTACATGTTTAGGAGCAGAACAGGAATATTTCTTAGTTGAAAAAAACTTATTCAACAAAAGATTGGACTTAGCTCATACAGGTAGAACATTATTTGGTGCAAAACCTGCTAAATCACAGGAGCTTAGAAGTCATTATTATGGAACTATTGAAGAGAGAGTAGCTGCCTATATGAGAGAATTGGACTTTGAATTATGGAGATTAGGAATCCCTTCAAAGACAAAACATAACGAGGTAGCTCCTAACCAATTTGAGCTTGCCCCTGTATACAGTACTTCAAATGTAGCTACCGACCAAAATCAACTTGTAATGGATACTATAAACAAAGTAGCTATCAGACATGATCTAGTTGCGTTATTACATGAAAAACCATTTGCAGATGTTAATGGTTCAGGTAAACATAATAACTGGTCTCTGGCTACCGATGATGGAATAAACTTATTTGATCCAGGGAAAAATCCTAAAGAGAATGCACAATTTTTAATCTTTGTAGCTGCTGTTATAAAGGCTGTAGATAAGTATGCACCACTTCTTAGACTATCTACTGCAAGTGCATCTAACGACAACAGATTAGGAGGACATGAAGCTCCACCAGCTATAATCTCTATCTTCTTAGGGGATGAGTTAGAAACTATCTTTAAAAAGACTGATGAAAAATTAGAAACTAAAAGTAAAATGGAAATTGGAGTAGATTCTTTACCTAAGTTATCTATGGATATCACCGATAGAAACAGAACTTCTCCGTTTGCATTTACAGGAAATAAGTTTGAATTTAGAATGCCTGGTTCTAGTCAAAGTACTTCTACACCTAATATCATGATAAATACTATTATGGCAGATGTATTAAAAGAGTTTGCTGATGAGTTAGAAGGAGTAGAAGATAAGACTAAAGGAATTCAAAAATTAATATCTAAAACATACAAAGAGCATAAAAGAATCATCTTCTCTGGAAATGGTTATGGTGAGGAATGGGTAGAAGAAGCTAAGGAAAGGGGACTGCCTAATTTAAAATCTACAACAGATGTAATAGGAACTTATATCACTTCTGAAACAATTGAACTATTTGGAAGACACGGAGTATTATCTGAGGGAGAATTGATCTCTAGATATAATATCTATGCTGAAAATTATTATAATCAAATAGTTACAGAATCAGCTGTAATGATTAAGATGGCTGTCCAAGATATCTATCCAGCATCAAATAGATACGCTTTAGAGCTAGCTGAAATAATTAAAAAATCTTCTAAAATATTAGGAGAGGGGTTCGCAGTAACTCAAAAAGAACTTCTAACTTCTATCTTAAAAAATAATGCCGGTTTATACAATACCGCTAAAAAATTAGAAGAAAAATTAGAGGAGTTAAATAATTTAGAAGATATCACACTAAGTGTTAACTTCACTAAAGATCAATTATTGCCTCTTATGAAAGAGTTAAGGACTCATGGAGATAACTTAGAAGGAATAGTAGAACACAAGATGTGGCCATTCCCGACTTATGAAGAATTATTATTTAAATTATAA